A window of Saccharomyces paradoxus chromosome XI, complete sequence contains these coding sequences:
- the MIN9 gene encoding Min9p (similar to YKL023C), whose product MNPRYRFILRFYSSKRPTFHNLAPPKTNVNELRTSNSQNKGKHKGKLLVLVGTLALVTSVISVNYQKNKPVEFLE is encoded by the coding sequence ATGAATCCACGCTATAGGTTTATATTGAGATTTTACTCTTCGAAAAGACCAACCTTCCATAATTTAGCTCCTCCGAAGACTAACGTAAACGAACTGCGCACTAGCAATAGTCAAAACAAGGGCAAACATAAGGGCAAACTGTTGGTACTCGTAGGAACTTTAGCACTCGTGACATCAGTGATTTCGGTaaattatcaaaagaacaaaccagttgaatttcttgaataa
- the TFA1 gene encoding transcription factor TFIIE subunit TFA1 (TFIIE large subunit~similar to YKL028W) translates to MDRPIDDIVKNLLKFVVRGFYGGSFVLVLDAILFHSVLAEDDLKQLLSINKTELGPLIARLRSDRLISIHKQREYPPNSKSVERVYYYVKYPHAIDAIKWKVHQVVQRLKDDLDKNSEPNGYMCPICLTKYTQLEAVQLLNFDRTEFLCSLCDEPLVEDDSGKKNKEKQDKLNRLMDQIQPIIDSLKKIDDSRIEENTFEIALARLIPPQNQSHAAYTYNPKKGSTMFRPGDSAPLPNLMGTALGNDSSRRAGANSQATLHINITTASDEVAQRELQERQAEEKRKQNAVPEWHKQSTIGKTALGRLDNEEEFDPAVTASTLDSINADNEPTQETPYQNNRTLTEQEMEERENEKTLNDYYAALAKKQAKLNKEEEEEEEEEEDEDEDEEEMEDVIDDNGEAAVENTLEDEFEDVTDAADAAKTETNISSDVKQESIDYKTEETINTNARASDSKANGDDDDDDDEMDIEFEDV, encoded by the coding sequence ATGGATAGACCTATAGATGATATTGtgaaaaatcttttaaaatttgttgTCAGGGGGTTTTATGGTGGCTCTTTTGTACTCGTACTCGATGCTATATTATTTCACTCGGTCCTAGCTGAAGATGACTTGAAACAGTTGTTGAGCATAAATAAGACAGAACTGGGGCCACTCATTGCTAGATTAAGATCAGATAGGTTAATATCCATACACAAACAAAGAGAATACCCTCCAAATTCCAAAAGTGTGGAAAGAGTTTACTACTATGTAAAATATCCTCATGCTATTGACGCAATCAAATGGAAAGTCCATCAAGTGGTACAGAGATTGAAGGATGATCTAGACAAAAACTCAGAACCAAATGGTTACATGTGTCCGATTTGTTTGACCAAGTACACTCAATTGGAGGCTGTAcaattattgaattttgatAGGACTGAATTCTTATGTTCACTATGCGATGAACCGTTGGTAGAAGATGATTCTggtaaaaagaacaaagagaAGCAAGATAAACTTAATAGATTAATGGACCAGATTCAGCCAATCATCgattctttgaaaaagattGATGATTCAAGAATTGAAGAGAATACTTTCGAAATTGCGTTGGCTCGCTTGATACCACCTCAAAATCAATCACATGCCGCGTACACTTACAATCCAAAGAAAGGCAGTACTATGTTCAGACCGGGAGATTCTGCTCCATTACCAAATCTTATGGGCACTGCTCTCGGTAACGATAGTAGTAGACGTGCCGGTGCTAACTCTCAAGCCACGTTACATATCAACATCACTACGGCAAGTGATGAAGTGGCTCAAAGGGAACTGCAAGAGAGGCAGGctgaagagaaaagaaaacaaaacgCCGTCCCTGAATGGCATAAACAGAGTACCATTGGTAAGACTGCTCTTGGTAGACTGGATAATGAAGAGGAGTTCGATCCTGCAGTTACTGCATCCACCTTGGATTCCATAAATGCTGATAATGAACCTACACAGGAAACGCCTTATCAGAACAATAGAACTCTAACCGAGcaagaaatggaagaaagagagaaTGAAAAGACATTGAATGATTACTACGCTGCTTTAGCCAAAAAGCAAGCAAAGCTGaacaaagaagaggaagaggaagaggaagaggaagaggacGAGGATGAGGACGAGGAAGAGATGGAAGATGTTATAGATGATAATGGTGAAGCTGCTGTAGAAAATACATTGGAAGACGAATTTGAAGATGTAACAGATGCAGCCGACGCGGCAAAGACAGAAACAAACATATCTAGTGATGTAAAACAAGAATCGATTGATTATAAGACTGAAGAAACGATAAATACTAATGCCAGGGCTTCAGATTCGAAAGCAaatggtgatgatgatgatgacgatgatgaaatggACATTGAATTTGAGGACGTTTAA
- the TCD2 gene encoding tRNA threonylcarbamoyladenosine dehydratase (tRNA threonylcarbamoyladenosine dehydratase~similar to YKL027W) has translation MTEKDTWKLITATALFTVAVTTIADCAWTSWQTQGKAIAQQKNKNKGGQTKPDMGKYHQYDEQFIRQSLRNNVDFLGEDTIEKLSNQFVVVVGAGGVGSWVVNSLVRSGCRKIRVVDFDQVSLSSLNRHSCAILNDVGTPKVECLRRHMREIAPWCDIDPINELWTLENGERLTLGNGIPDFIVDCIDNIDTKVDLLEFAYNHGIKVISSMGASAKSDPTKLNVGDLATTEEDPLARVVRRKLKKRGILSGIPVVFSAEKPDPKKAKLLPLPDEEYERGKVDELSALKDFRVRILPVLGTMPSLFGLTITTWILSNISDKPLEPVEGKNRIKVYDGIYQSLAGQMSRVGIPSQRIPLALKDVSYLVEEVFKGKSPISGISTRLTLTKWDPSKPISLQNVVVLTKSEQKVHEDRVLNGNESLQDVYGVKVLELVSQRFKEEAYYSQFR, from the coding sequence ATGACAGAGAAGGATACGTGGAAGCTAATAACTGCCACTGCACTCTTCACTGTAGCAGTGACGACGATTGCAGATTGTGCTTGGACTAGTTGGCAAACACAAGGGAAGGCAATTGCgcaacaaaaaaacaagaataaagGCGGTCAAACGAAACCCGACATGGGTAAATATCATCAGTATGACGAACAATTTATTCGCCAATCTTTGAGAAACAATGTTGACTTTCTTGGCGAAGATACGATCGAAAAACTATCCAATCAATTTGTTGTCGTAGTGGGAGCAGGTGGAGTTGGTTCTTGGGTGGTCAACTCTTTGGTACGTTCGGGATGCCGAAAGATCAGAGTCGTCGATTTTGATCAAGTTTCTCTAAGTTCACTAAATAGACACAGTTGTGCTATACTAAACGATGTTGGTACCCCAAAAGTGGAATGTCTACGAAGGCATATGCGAGAAATTGCACCATGGTGTGACATTGATCCGATTAATGAATTATGGACCCTAGAGAATGGCGAAAGATTGACCCTTGGAAATGGAATACCTGACTTTATCGTCGACTGtattgataatattgaTACGAAGGTCGACTTACTCGAGTTTGCCTACAATCATGGCATCAAAGTGATCTCTTCCATGGGTGCTTCCGCAAAAAGTGACCCTACAAAACTTAATGTGGGGGACTTGGCCACTACAGAGGAAGATCCTCTTGCAAGGGTAGTAAGAAGgaaactgaagaaaagaggtaTCTTATCTGGTATTCCTGTAGTATTTAGTGCCGAAAAACCAGATCCGAAGAAGGCTAAATTATTGCCCTTACcagatgaagaatatgaaagAGGGAAGGTTGACGAACTGAGCGCCCTAAAGGATTTCCGTGTAAGAATCCTACCTGTTTTAGGTACTATGCCAAGTTTGTTCGGATTGACCATCACTACATGGATTTTATCCAATATATCCGACAAACCTTTAGAACCTGTTGAGGGTAAAAATAGAATTAAAGTATACGATGGTATATACCAATCATTAGCCGGTCAAATGAGCAGAGTCGGTATACCAAGCCAACGAATTCCATTGGCTTTGAAGGATGTTAGTTACCTCGTCGAAGAGGTGTTCAAGGGTAAATCTCCAATCAGCGGTATTTCTACTAGACTAACGTTAACTAAATGGGATCCCTCCAAGCCTATTTCTTTGCAAAACGTTGTGGTATTAACAAAAAGCGAACAAAAAGTACATGAAGACCGTGTTTTGAATGGTAATGAAAGTCTACAAGATGTTTATGGTGTCAAAGTTCTAGAACTGGTCTCACAAAgattcaaagaagaagcttACTACTCTCAATTCAGATga
- the IXR1 gene encoding DNA-binding transcription repressor IXR1 (Transcriptional repressor that regulates hypoxic genes during normoxia~similar to YKL032C): protein MNTGISPKQDDASNSNLLNIGQDHSLQYQGLEHNDSQYRDASHQTSHQYLNQFQTQPPQQQQQQQQQQQQQQAPYQGHFQQSPQQQQQNVYFPPPPQSLRQPTSQSQQQQQYANSNSNPNNNVNVNAIPQDFGYMQPTINQQQFSELYNSFLSHLTQKQTNPSVTGTGASGNNNSNNNNNNNTSSGNNSTGSNPAQLAASQLNPATAAAAAANNAAGPASYMSQLPQVQRYYSNNMNALSNLLDPSSANAAGNANSATHPGLLPPNLTPQLTHHQQQMQQQQLQLQQQQQLHQQQQLQQQQQLQQQHQLQQQQQQQQHHLQQQHQQQQQHPVVKKLSSTQSRIERRKQLKKQGPKRPSSAYFLFSMSIRNELLQQFPEAKVPELSKLASARWKELTDDQKKPFYEEFRTNWEKYRVVRDAYEKTLPPKRPSGPFIQFTQEIRPTVVKENPDKGLIEITKIIGERWRELDPAKKAEYTETYKKRLKEWESCYPDENDPNGNPTTHSHKAMNMNLNMDTKIMENQDSIEHITANAIDSVTGNNSNSTNPNTPVSPPISLQQQPLQQQQQQQHMLLADPTANGSIIKNE, encoded by the coding sequence ATGAACACCGGTATTTCGCCCAAACAGGACGACGCCTCTAACTCCAACCTACTCAACATAGGCCAAGACCATTCGCTGCAGTATCAAGGTCTCGAACACAACGACTCTCAGTACAGAGATGCTTCTCACCAGACATCTCACCAATACTTGAACCAGTTTCAAACTCAGCCTccacaacaacaacaacaacagcaacaacagcaacaacaacaacaagcGCCTTATCAAGGTCACTTTCAGCAGTCACcgcaacaacaacagcaaaaTGTTTATTTTCCACCACCTCCACAATCGTTGAGACAGCCTACTTCGCAGTcgcaacaacaacaacaatacgCTAATTCGAACTCAAACCCGAACAACAATGTTAATGTTAACGCGATACCTCAGGATTTCGGCTATATGCAACCAACGATCAATCAGCAACAATTTTCGGAACTATACAACTCCTTTCTAAGTCATTTGACTCAGAAACAGACAAACCCTTCGGTCACAGGTACGGGCGCGTCtggcaacaacaacagtaacaacaacaacaacaataacacCAGTAGCGGCAATAATAGCACTGGCAGTAATCCTGCGCAACTGGCAGCCTCTCAATTGAACCCGGCAACGGCTGCGGCTGCAGCCGCAAACAATGCCGCTGGCCCAGCTTCATACATGTCTCAACTTCCTCAAGTGCAAAGATACTACTCGAACAACATGAACGCTCTGTCTAATCTTTTAGACCCTTCCTCTGCTAATGCCGCAGGGAATGCTAACTCCGCTACTCACCCTGGTCTGTTGCCACCTAACTTGACACCTCAGTTGACCCACCACCAGCAACAGAtgcagcaacagcaactgCAAttacaacaacaacagcagtTACAtcagcagcaacagctacaacaacagcaacagctaCAACAACAGCACCAGttgcaacaacaacaacaacaacaacagcacCATCTGCAACAGCAACAccaacagcagcaacagcatCCAGTGGTGAAGAAACTATCTTCGACGCAAAGCAGGATTGAGAGGAGAAAACAACTAAAGAAGCAAGGCCCCAAAAGACCTTCTTCCGCCTATTTCCTGTTTTCAATGTCTATAAGAAATGAGCTGCTCCAACAATTTCCTGAAGCGAAAGTTCCTGAATTGTCTAAATTAGCTTCTGCAAGGTGGAAAGAGTTGACGGATGatcaaaaaaaaccatTCTATGAGGAGTTTAGAACCAATTGGGAAAAGTACAGAGTGGTAAGAGACGCTTACGAGAAGACTTTACCCCCAAAAAGACCCTCTGGTCCCTTTATCCAATTCACTCAAGAGATTAGACCTACCGTCGTCAAGGAGAATCCTGATAAGGGCTTAATCGAAATTACCAAGATAATCGGTGAAAGATGGCGTGAGTTAGATCCTGCCAAAAAGGCAGAATACACCGAAACGTACAAGAAGAGATTAAAGGAATGGGAAAGTTGTTATCCCGACGAAAACGACCCAAACGGTAACCCAACCACCCATTCACACAAGGCCATGAACATGAATTTGAATATGGACACTAAAATCATGGAGAACCAAGACAGCATTGAGCACATCACGGCAAATGCCATCGATTCAGTTACCGGAAACAACAGTAACAGTACCAACCCAAACACGCCTGTTTCTCCTCCGATTTCTTTACAGCAACAGCCGcttcaacaacaacaacaacaacagcacATGTTGTTGGCTGACCCCACTGCAAATGGCTCAatcataaaaaatgaataa
- the URA6 gene encoding bifunctional uridylate/adenylate kinase (Uridylate kinase~similar to YKL024C) encodes MTATTSSQPAFSPDQVSVIFVLGGPGAGKGTQCERLVKDYSFVHLSAGDLLRAEQNRAGSQYGELIRNCIKEGLIVPQEITLALLRNAISENVKANKRKFLIDGFPRKMDQAISFERDIVESKFILFFDCPEDIMLQRLLERGKTSGRSDDNIESIKKRFNTFKDTSMPVIEYFETKSKVVRVRCDKSVEDVYKDVQDAIRDRL; translated from the coding sequence ATGACAGCTACTACTTCATCACAGCCAGCTTTCTCGCCGGACCAAGTCTCCGTAATCTTCGTTCTAGGAGGGCCTGGTGCAGGCAAAGGTACCCAGTGTGAAAGACTAGTTAAGGACTATTCCTTTGTCCATTTGTCGGCTGGAGATCTTCTACGTGCTGAACAGAACAGAGCCGGCTCCCAATACGGAGAATTGATCAGGAACTGCATCAAGGAAGGCCTGATTGTTCCTCAAGAGATCACTTTGGCACTATTGCGCAATGCTATCTCAGAGAACGTCAAGGCCAACAAGCGTAAATTTTTAATTGACGGATTCCCTAGGAAAATGGATCAAGCCATTTCCTTTGAAAGGGACATTGTCGAAAGCAAATTCATCCTGTTCTTCGACTGCCCCGAAGACATCATGTTGCAGAGACTATTGGAGCGTGGCAAGACTAGTGGTAGAAGCGATGACAATATCGAGTCCATTAAGAAGAGATTCAATACTTTCAAGGATACAAGCATGCCTGTTATCGAGTACTTTGAAACCAAATCTAAAGTCGTCCGTGTCCGCTGCGACAAATCTGTGGAAGACGTGTACAAAGACGTTCAAGACGCTATCCGCGATAGATTATAG
- the GPX1 gene encoding glutathione peroxidase GPX1 (Phospholipid hydroperoxide glutathione peroxidase~similar to YKL026C): MQEFYSFAPIDEDGNPFPFSSLRNKVVLIVNVASHGAFTPQYKELEYLYEKYKSHGLMIVAFPCGQFGNQEFEKDEEINKFCQNKFGVTFPILHKIRCNGQKQDPVYKFLKNSVSGKSGIKMIKWNFEKFLIDRNGKVVKRFSCMTRPLGLSQIIEELLNQPPKEEI, translated from the coding sequence ATGCAagaattttattcttttgCGCCCATAGATGAAGATGGAAATCCATTCCCCTTTAGCTCCTTGCGTAACAAAGTGGTACTGATAGTTAATGTAGCATCTCATGGTGCATTCACACCACAATATAAGGAATTAGAGTACTTGTACGAAAAATACAAATCACATGGTCTGATGATCGTGGCCTTTCCTTGCGGTCAATTTGGAAATCAAGAGTTTGAGAAGGATGAGGAGATCAATAAGTTTTGTCAGAATAAATTCGGTGTGACCTTCCCTATCCTACATAAGATCCGTTGTAATGGGCAAAAGCAAGATCCTGTCTACAAGTTCTTAAAAAACTCAGTGAGCGGGAAATCtggaataaaaatgataaagtggaattttgaaaagtttttgatAGACCGAAATGGGAAGGTGGTTAAAAGATTCTCATGCATGACTAGGCCGTTAGGACTCTCTCAAAtaattgaagaattacTGAATCAACCGCCAAAGGAAGAGATTTGA
- the MAE1 gene encoding malate dehydrogenase (oxaloacetate-decarboxylating) (Mitochondrial malic enzyme~similar to YKL029C) — protein MLRTRLSVSIAARSQLTRSLAASRTAPLKRWPIQQQSRLYSSNTRSHKATTTRENTFQKPYSDEEVTKTPVGSRARKIFEAPHPHATRLTVEGAIECPLESFQLLNSPLFNKGSAFTQEEREAFNLEALLPPQVNTLDEQLERSYKQLCYLKTPLAKNDFMTSLRVQNKVLYFALIRKHIKELVPIIYTPTEGDAIAAYSHRFRKPEGVFLDITEPDSIERRLATYGGDKDVDYIVVSDSEGILGIGDQGIGGVRIAISKLALMTLCGGIHPGRVLPVCLDVGTNNKKLARDELYMGNKFSRIRGKQYDEFLEKFIKAVKKVYPSAVLHFEDFGVKNARRLLEKYRYELPSFNDDIQGTGAVVMASLIAALKHTNRDLKDTRVLIYGAGSAGLGIADQIVNHMVTHGVDKEEAHKKIFLMDRRGLILQSYEANSTPAQHSYAKNDAEWAGINTRSLHDVVENVKPTCLVGCSTQAGAFTQDVVEEMHKHNPRPIIFPLSNPTRLHEAVPADLMKWTKNNALVATGSPFPPVDGYRISENNNCYSFPGIGLGAVLSRATTITDKMISAAVDQLAELSPLREGDSRPGLLPGLDTITNTSARLATAVILQALEEGTARIEQEQVPGGAPGETVKVPRDFDECLQWVKAQMWEPVYRPMIKVQHDPSVHTNQL, from the coding sequence ATGCTTAGAACCAGACTATCCGTTTCGATCGCTGCAAGGTCGCAACTAACCAGATCCTTGGCAGCATCTAGGACGGCGCCATTAAAAAGATGGCCTATTCAACAGCAATCACGTTTATATTCTTCTAATACCAGATCACATAAAGCTACCACAACTAGAGaaaatacttttcaaaagccATACAGCGACGAGGAGGTTACTAAAACACCCGTTGGATCTCGCGCTAGAAAGATCTTCGAAGCTCCTCACCCACATGCCACTCGTTTGACTGTAGAGGGTGCCATTGAATGTCCCTTGGAGAGCTTCCAGCTTCTAAACTCTCCCTTGTTTAACAAGGGTTCTGCATTCacacaagaagaaagagaagcgTTCAACTTAGAAGCATTGCTGCCACCACAAGTGAACACTTTGGACGAGCAACTGGAAAGAAGTTACAAGCAATTATGCTATCTGAAGACGCCCTTGGCAAAGAACGACTTCATGACGTCTTTAAGAGTACAAAACAAAGTCTTATATTTCGCATTAATAAGGAAACACATCAAGGAATTAGTTCCTATCATTTACACCCCAACTGAAGGTGATGCCATTGCCGCCTATTCTCACAGGTTCAGAAAACCAGAAGGTGTATTTTTAGACATCACCGAACCTGACTCCATTGAACGTAGGTTGGCTACATACGGTGGAGACAAAGACGTAGACTACATCGTTGTATCAGACTCGGAAGGTATTCTGGGGATTGGTGACCAAGGTATTGGTGGTGTACGTATCGCCATCTCCAAATTGGCATTGATGACGCTGTGCGGTGGTATCCATCCTGGTCGTGTGTTACCCGTGTGTTTGGACGTGGGTACTAACAACAAGAAGCTAGCCCGTGACGAATTGTACATGGGTAACAAGTTCTCCAGAATTAGGGGTAAGCAATATGACGAGTTCTTGGAGAAATTCATCAAGGCCGTTAAGAAAGTGTATCCAAGCGCCGTTCTacattttgaagatttcgGTGTTAAGAACGCAAGAAGATTGCTAGAAAAGTACAGGTACGAGTTGCCATCATTCAACGATGACATTCAAGGCACTGGGGCTGTCGTGATGGCCTCGTTGATCGCTGCTTTGAAACACACCAACAGAGACTTAAAAGACACTAGAGTGCTTATTTACGGTGCCGGGTCCGCGGGTCTCGGTATCGCAGACCAAATCGTGAATCATATGGTCACGCACGGCGTTGACAAAGAAGAGGCGCACAAGAAAATCTTCCTAATGGACAGACGTGGGTTGATTCTACAATCGTATGAGGCTAACTCCACCCCTGCCCAACACTCATACGCTAAGAATGACGCAGAATGGGCCGGTATCAACACCCGCTCATTGCATGATGTGGTGGAGAATGTCAAACCCACATGTTTGGTTGGTTGCTCCACTCAAGCAGGTGCGTTTACTCAAGATGTCGTAGAAGAAATGCACAAGCACAACCCTAGACCAATCATTTTCCCATTGTCCAATCCTACCAGATTGCACGAGGCCGTTCCTGCCGATTTAATGAAGTGGACCAAAAACAACGCCCTTGTGGCCACCGGATCTCCCTTCCCACCTGTTGACGGTTACCGTATCTCGGAGAACAACAATTGTTACTCCTTCCCAGGTATCGGTTTAGGTGCTGTGCTCTCACGTGCCACCACTATCACAGACAAGATGATCTCCGCAGCCGTGGACCAACTAGCCGAATTGTCACCACTAAGAGAAGGTGACTCCAGGCCCGGGTTGCTACCCGGTCTGGACACCATCACCAACACTTCCGCGCGTCTAGCCACCGCCGTGATCTTGCAAGCGCTCGAAGAGGGAACCGCCCGTATCGAGCAAGAACAAGTACCAGGTGGTGCTCCCGGTGAGACCGTCAAGGTTCCTCGCGACTTTGATGAATGTTTACAATGGGTCAAGGCCCAAATGTGGGAGCCTGTGTACAGACCTATGATCAAGGTCCAACACGACCCATCGGTGCATACCAACCAATTGTAG
- the PAN3 gene encoding PAN-complex poly(A)-binding subunit PAN3 (Essential subunit of the Pan2p-Pan3p poly(A)-ribonuclease complex~similar to YKL025C) — protein MDKINPDWAKDIPCRNITIYGYCKKEKEGCPFKHSDNATVTTINDVSPLIDAGEATTPTMASVPKFNAKVSASFTPMTVGGDSLATATNTTSAATNTTGSITMAATSVTTSTVNPMTNPVVNGSLLNNNNNSSNISISIPTTASSSNYDPFNAPIFTPSSTSSIHTNTNAHSSFPFPSITNSGGINVSANDDNSNNMSIANNVPPPMQPPPIDSNTLKYPRIYPPPHSLLQYHLYAPEQPSSLKSLLKPNERSADQLFIPNNIREDLTKKNLSILQVFPPSGKVIPSIVQDYFNLVPLNFNNNDFLNKTTLFKVFSNYDGKAYVLKRLPNIDKSMNPNKISKIYQIWSKVNCTNLIKFRDIFQTTKFGDLSICLIFDYYPNSLSLYDYHFVNFPKFPITNNYLWIYLVQLTNVINSIHSQNLSIGDTLNWRKVLITGDPGRIKLSHCNFIDLLFNDDTDAVVSSSGSTIERQQQLDYKYLGQLLFDLSINIENSNNNTTPREHRLDEISPQLIDDMRQIDDKFKDVLKYLLSDSGDSKKNVHDLASHFYDKMFMVLESSQTYTEYMESVLSRELENGRLFRLINKLNCIFGRIESRIDINWSESGTKFPIILFYDYVFHQVDSNGKPIMDLTHVLRCLNKLDAGIQEKLMLVTPDEIHL, from the exons ATGGACAAAATCAATCCTGATTGGGCGAAGGACATTCCGTGCAGAAATATCACTATTTATGGTTACTGCAAGAAGGAGAAAGAAGGTTGCCCTTTTAAGCATAGTGATAACGCTACCGTTACTACCATAAATGACGTCTCTCCTCTAATAGATGCAGGCGAGGCTACAACTCCAACCATGGCATCAGTTCCCAAGTTCAATGCTAAAGTATCCGCAAGTTTCACCCCAATGACAGTCGGTGGTGACTCCCTAGCCACTGCGACTAACACCACCTCTGCTGCTACGAATACTACTGGCAGCATCACTATGGCAGCCACTTCCGTCACTACTTCCACAGTCAATCCGATGACGAATCCGGTGGTTAATGGCTCGTTGTtgaacaataataacaacagtAGTAATATAAGCATATCAATACCTACTACCGCTTCAAGTTCCAATTACGACCCCTTCAATGCGCCCATTTTCACTCCctcttcaacttcttcaattcaTACTAATACAAATGCacattcttctttcccATTTCCGTCCATTACGAATTCCGGCGGCATTAATGTGAGCGccaatgatgataataGTAACAATATGAGTATTGCTAATAACGTGCCACCTCCTATGCAACCACCGCCCATAGATAGTAACACTCTTAAGTACCCGAGAATTTATCCGCCTCCTCACAGCCTTCTACAGTACCATCTGTATGCCCCTGAACAGCCATCATCATTGAAATCATTATTAAAACCTAATGAAAGGTCCGCGGATCAGCTTTTCATTCCTAACAATATTAGAGAAGATTTGACCAAGAAAAACTTATCAATTTTGCAGGTTTTCCCCCCTTCAGGTAAAGTTATACCAAGCATTGTGCAAGATTATTTTAATTTGGTTCCACTGAACTTCAATAATAACGACTTTTTAAACAAAACTACCCTgttcaaagttttttctAACTATGATGGTAAGGCGtatgttttgaaaagacTTCCTAATATCGATAAGTCAATGAATCCAAACAAAATATCCAAAATATATCAGATATGGTCAAAGGTTAATTGTAcaaatttgataaagtttAGGgacatttttcaaactacCAAATTTGGTGATCTCTCTATTTGTTTAATCTTCGATTACTACCCAAACTCGCTATCTTTGTACGATTATCATTTTGTTAATTTCCCTAAATTTCCAATAACCAATAATTATCTATGGATATATTTAGTTCAACTCACTAATGTGATAAATTCTATCCATTCACAAAACTTAAGCATTGGCGATACCTTAAACTGGAGGAAGGTCTTAATTACTGGGGACCCAGGTAGAATTAAATTATCGCATTGCAACTTTATTGATCTTTTGTTCAATGACGATACTGATGCGGTGGTGTCTTCTAGCGGGAGTACCATAGAGAGACAACAACAGCTGGACTACAAATATCTAGGACAGCTATTATTTGACCTATCAAttaatattgaaaactCTAACAACAATACTACCCCTAGAGAACACCGACTGGATGAAATATCCCCTCAATTAATTGATGACATGAGACAGATCGATGATAAGTTCAAGGATGTACTCAAGTATCTACTGTCAGACAGTGGcgattcaaaaaagaacgtTCATGACCTTGCTAGTCACTTTTATGACAAAATGTTCATGGTCTTGGAGTCGTCACAAACCTATACAGAATACATGGAGTCCGTCCTATCAAGAGAGCTAGAAAATGGCAGATTATTTAGACTGATCAATAAGCTAAATTGCATATTTGGTAGAATCGAATCGAGAATAGACATAAATTGGTCTGAATCTGGCACCAAATTTCCTATTATACTATTCTATGACTACGTATTCCATCAAGTCGATTCAAATGGGAAACCAATAATGGACTTAACTCATGTATTAAGGTGTTTGAACAAATTAGATGCCGgtattcaagaaaaattaatgttGGTAACGCCTGACGA AATCCACCTTTAG